A section of the Akkermansia muciniphila genome encodes:
- the recG gene encoding ATP-dependent DNA helicase RecG produces the protein MAGELLLTSPLEECAFIRPRELAAMQAAGMATVRDLLFTLPRRYEDRRMFDRYDSLSSGAPVCLRGRVVDVGWKGWGGKGGKGRGRYVEAVLEDEQSLGRARFSCLWFSMPGVARMLCAGQEMIVYGRMKLYGKKLSIVHPDFELIREGDDQSIHLNRIVPVYSGRMGIAVRRLREIVWEALARLSPAPEPEIYEFVPDIPCKTALKDLHFPESVEARDRTRRRFALEECLAQQLNVAYRRRRAEAVPGMQTAGSSHLVKDLADSLPFELTEAQKRCVREIYRDMKAPRSMNRLLQGDVGSGKTLVALCAMLLAVEHGYSAVMMAPTQILAEQHYLKFRQMLDKLDVPVSLVTADRKEESHVSFGKQGGIVVGTHALLYGKNVPERVGLVVIDEQHKFGVNQREKLIDRKERPDVLVMTATPIPRTLTLTFYGDLDVSILDGVPGGRGPVVTAIRTEKDKEKVVAFVRSQLEEGRQIYVVSPLIDGEESRKGRAVTKELDEWKALLPRVDVGLLHGRMSSEEKEAVMKDFRANRISVLVATTVVEVGVDVPNATVMIINNAESFGLSQLHQLRGRIGRGGHKSYCILMTETRPEDEQWEKLHIVETTANGFDLAEQDLKLRGPGDVLGTSQSGLKGVRFEEWLLDARLIHRGRELAEAILEEDPDLESAKYRPLRFLLENGEERRVTG, from the coding sequence ATGATTCCCTGTCTTCCGGCGCTCCCGTCTGCCTGAGGGGCCGGGTGGTGGACGTAGGCTGGAAAGGCTGGGGTGGAAAGGGCGGCAAGGGCCGCGGACGGTATGTGGAAGCCGTGCTGGAGGATGAGCAATCCCTGGGGCGCGCCCGTTTTTCCTGCCTGTGGTTCAGCATGCCGGGCGTGGCCAGGATGCTGTGCGCCGGGCAGGAGATGATCGTGTACGGCCGCATGAAGCTGTACGGGAAAAAGCTGAGCATCGTCCACCCGGATTTTGAACTCATCCGGGAGGGTGATGACCAGTCCATTCATTTGAACCGCATTGTTCCCGTATACAGCGGCCGCATGGGGATTGCCGTGCGGAGGCTGCGGGAAATCGTGTGGGAGGCGCTGGCCCGGCTTTCCCCGGCTCCGGAACCGGAGATTTACGAGTTTGTGCCGGACATTCCGTGCAAGACGGCGCTGAAGGACCTTCATTTTCCGGAATCCGTGGAGGCGCGGGACCGGACCAGAAGGCGCTTTGCGCTGGAGGAATGCCTGGCCCAGCAGTTGAACGTGGCATACCGTAGGCGGCGCGCGGAGGCGGTGCCCGGCATGCAGACCGCGGGTTCCAGCCATCTGGTGAAGGACCTGGCGGATTCCCTGCCGTTTGAGCTGACGGAAGCGCAGAAGCGCTGCGTGAGGGAGATTTACCGGGACATGAAGGCTCCCCGTTCCATGAACCGCCTGCTGCAGGGGGATGTGGGGTCCGGAAAGACGCTGGTGGCCCTGTGCGCGATGCTGCTGGCCGTGGAACACGGATATTCCGCCGTAATGATGGCCCCCACCCAGATTCTGGCGGAGCAGCATTACTTGAAGTTCCGGCAGATGCTGGACAAGCTGGACGTTCCCGTGTCCCTAGTGACGGCGGACAGGAAGGAGGAATCCCACGTATCCTTCGGAAAGCAGGGGGGGATTGTGGTAGGAACGCACGCGCTGCTGTACGGGAAGAACGTTCCGGAACGCGTGGGGCTGGTCGTGATAGACGAACAGCACAAATTCGGCGTGAACCAGCGGGAAAAGCTGATTGACCGGAAAGAGCGGCCGGACGTGCTGGTGATGACCGCCACTCCCATTCCGCGCACGCTGACGCTGACCTTTTACGGGGATCTGGACGTCTCCATCCTGGACGGCGTTCCCGGGGGCCGCGGCCCCGTGGTGACGGCCATCCGCACGGAAAAGGATAAGGAGAAGGTGGTGGCGTTCGTCCGGAGCCAGCTGGAGGAGGGACGGCAGATTTACGTGGTTTCCCCCCTCATTGACGGGGAGGAATCCCGGAAGGGCAGGGCCGTGACAAAGGAGCTGGACGAATGGAAGGCGCTTCTGCCCCGGGTGGATGTGGGGCTGCTGCACGGCAGGATGTCCTCCGAGGAAAAGGAGGCAGTCATGAAGGATTTCCGCGCCAACCGCATCAGCGTGCTGGTAGCCACCACGGTGGTGGAGGTGGGGGTGGATGTGCCGAACGCTACGGTCATGATTATCAATAATGCGGAGAGTTTCGGGCTTTCCCAGCTTCACCAGCTCCGCGGGCGCATAGGCCGTGGGGGGCACAAGTCCTACTGCATTCTGATGACGGAGACCCGTCCGGAGGATGAACAATGGGAGAAGCTGCATATTGTGGAGACCACGGCCAATGGTTTTGACCTGGCGGAACAGGATTTGAAGCTCCGTGGTCCCGGAGACGTGCTGGGAACTTCCCAGAGCGGCCTGAAGGGCGTGCGATTTGAGGAATGGCTGCTGGACGCGCGCCTGATCCACCGCGGGAGGGAATTGGCGGAGGCCATTCTGGAGGAAGACCCCGATCTGGAGTCCGCCAAGTACCGCCCGCTCCGTTTTTTGCTGGAAAACGGGGAGGAAAGGCGTGTGACGGGATAA